From one Gracilimonas sp. genomic stretch:
- a CDS encoding transferase hexapeptide repeat family protein, with protein sequence MAIYQFNGYRPVVHKSAFVHPQAAVTGNVIIGKDVYIGPGAAIRGDWGKVVIKDGCNVQENCTIHMFPGVTVTLEKSAHVGHGAIIHGAHLGKNCLIGMNAVIMDNVKVGKESIIGALSFVPEGMEIPDRKVVVGNPAKIVKDVTDEMAAWKSKGTELYQQLPGELHETLKECNPLREIPEDREDQKMGYENWGNSKLDF encoded by the coding sequence ATGGCAATTTACCAGTTTAACGGATATAGGCCTGTCGTACACAAGTCGGCTTTTGTACACCCTCAGGCAGCGGTTACCGGAAATGTGATTATAGGGAAAGATGTTTATATAGGTCCGGGAGCAGCTATTCGGGGCGACTGGGGAAAAGTTGTGATCAAAGACGGATGCAATGTTCAGGAAAACTGTACGATTCATATGTTTCCGGGAGTTACAGTGACGCTGGAGAAGAGTGCTCATGTGGGTCATGGTGCTATTATTCACGGAGCACATCTTGGCAAGAACTGCCTGATTGGAATGAATGCCGTAATTATGGATAATGTGAAAGTCGGGAAAGAATCTATTATTGGCGCTCTTTCCTTTGTTCCTGAAGGGATGGAAATTCCTGATCGTAAAGTTGTAGTTGGAAATCCGGCCAAAATCGTCAAAGATGTGACGGATGAAATGGCGGCCTGGAAATCAAAAGGGACAGAATTGTATCAACAACTTCCCGGCGAACTTCATGAAACCCTGAAGGAATGCAATCCGCTGAGGGAGATTCCTGAAGATAGAGAAGATCAAAAAATGGGCTATGAAAACTGGGGGAACTCGAAACTGGATTTTTGA
- the paaZ gene encoding phenylacetic acid degradation bifunctional protein PaaZ, with protein MKEQETRNQIRVTSYIQGKWLTNGTETDLISAVTNEPVAQMVEANIDYKSALEYARKTGGPKLREMTIHERAFAIKFLGKYLMERKEKYYKISTHTGATRKDSWIDIEGGLITAFGISSKSRRELSDLPWHVEGNTERLSRKGSFMGQHICVPRHGVAVHINAFNFPIWGMLEKLAPSIIAGMPVIVKPSPIGSYLSWEVFKDMIESEILPEGSIQYIAADKPGDLLNHLISQDMVAFTGSADTGKKLKAHPNIIANSVPFNLEADSLNCSILGEDVTPDMEEFDLFIKEVAQEMTVKTGQKCTAIRRTIVPENLEDEVINALKSRLEKTTIGHPAEKETRMGPLASSLQVERFEEQLQKLSEITETVYTANGSQKGAFTNPRVLVCHQPMQVDEIHRLEAFGPMTTIMPYKSTEEAIELANKANGSLVGSLFTADDKIAHKITMGCAPYHGRFMVINRNSAEESTGHGSPIASLVHGGPGHAGGGEELGGARAVLHNMQRVALQGSPTTLRNIVKQHISGAETEESDKHPFQKYFEELKVGEALTTEKRTVTEKDVEEFAELSGDHFYAHTDPDAAARSLFGKIVAHGYFVLSATAGLFVHPDEGPMMLNYGLENLRFVAPVAPGDTIQAKLILKRKNVRQQKKDDPFPFGVVYWDVEVTNQEDAVVAEYTILTLMKRKNKLDIDEL; from the coding sequence ATGAAAGAACAAGAAACAAGAAACCAGATACGAGTTACCAGCTACATACAAGGCAAATGGTTAACCAATGGCACAGAAACAGACCTCATCAGTGCAGTAACCAATGAGCCAGTCGCTCAGATGGTTGAAGCAAATATTGATTATAAATCTGCACTGGAATATGCCCGAAAAACGGGCGGGCCAAAGCTTCGTGAGATGACCATACACGAACGGGCGTTTGCAATCAAGTTCCTCGGCAAATACCTGATGGAGCGTAAGGAGAAGTATTATAAAATCTCCACTCACACCGGGGCTACCCGCAAAGATTCATGGATTGATATCGAAGGAGGGTTAATCACTGCTTTTGGAATTTCGAGTAAATCACGGCGCGAGCTATCAGATCTTCCATGGCATGTAGAGGGCAACACAGAACGACTTTCCCGAAAAGGCTCGTTCATGGGGCAGCATATTTGTGTACCTCGTCATGGAGTGGCTGTTCATATCAATGCTTTTAACTTCCCGATTTGGGGAATGCTGGAGAAACTTGCGCCATCCATAATTGCAGGAATGCCCGTTATTGTAAAACCATCTCCAATTGGATCTTATCTTTCCTGGGAAGTTTTCAAAGACATGATTGAATCTGAAATACTGCCTGAAGGAAGTATTCAGTATATCGCTGCCGATAAACCTGGTGATTTACTGAATCATCTGATCAGCCAGGATATGGTCGCTTTCACTGGCTCAGCTGACACGGGAAAGAAACTGAAAGCACATCCCAATATAATAGCCAACAGTGTTCCTTTTAATCTGGAAGCTGATTCTCTGAACTGTTCTATTTTGGGTGAGGACGTCACTCCGGATATGGAAGAGTTCGATCTTTTTATCAAAGAAGTAGCACAGGAAATGACGGTAAAAACCGGGCAAAAATGTACGGCTATCAGACGGACTATCGTCCCTGAAAATTTAGAAGATGAAGTCATCAACGCTTTAAAGTCCCGTTTAGAGAAAACTACAATCGGTCATCCCGCTGAGAAAGAAACACGAATGGGTCCTTTAGCCAGTTCTCTTCAGGTTGAACGATTTGAGGAGCAGCTTCAGAAATTGTCCGAGATTACAGAAACAGTTTATACGGCAAATGGATCTCAAAAGGGGGCGTTCACAAATCCGCGTGTGCTCGTTTGTCACCAGCCTATGCAAGTGGATGAAATTCACCGGCTGGAGGCCTTTGGTCCTATGACCACCATCATGCCATATAAATCTACTGAAGAAGCTATAGAGCTCGCTAATAAAGCAAACGGTTCTTTGGTGGGATCTCTATTTACTGCTGATGATAAAATAGCGCATAAAATAACAATGGGATGCGCTCCCTATCATGGCCGGTTTATGGTGATTAACCGCAATTCTGCTGAAGAATCAACCGGACATGGTTCTCCAATTGCCTCATTGGTTCACGGAGGACCGGGACATGCCGGGGGAGGCGAGGAACTTGGAGGAGCCCGGGCAGTACTTCATAATATGCAACGGGTTGCTTTGCAGGGATCACCGACTACACTTAGAAACATTGTAAAACAGCATATTTCAGGAGCTGAAACGGAAGAGTCGGACAAGCATCCTTTCCAGAAGTACTTTGAAGAGCTAAAAGTTGGCGAAGCTTTAACCACTGAAAAGCGAACAGTCACTGAAAAAGATGTTGAGGAATTTGCAGAGTTAAGCGGTGATCATTTTTATGCACATACTGACCCGGACGCTGCTGCCCGCTCTTTGTTTGGTAAGATAGTAGCTCATGGCTATTTCGTGCTTTCAGCAACAGCCGGACTTTTTGTTCATCCGGATGAAGGCCCCATGATGTTGAACTATGGACTGGAAAACCTTCGGTTCGTTGCTCCCGTTGCCCCCGGCGATACCATTCAGGCTAAATTAATCCTGAAACGGAAGAATGTCCGCCAGCAAAAGAAAGACGACCCATTTCCTTTTGGTGTAGTTTACTGGGATGTGGAAGTAACTAATCAAGAGGATGCTGTTGTTGCTGAATACACCATCCTCACTTTAATGAAACGGAAAAACAAATTGGATATCGATGAGTTATAA
- the pcaF gene encoding 3-oxoadipyl-CoA thiolase: MDAYIIDGIRTPIGKLKGSLSSIRADDLAAIPIKELIKRNPEVDLKAIEDVILGCANQAGEDNRNVARMASLLAGIPVSVPGETVNRLCASGMSATVKAYHAIKAGEGDVFITGGVEHMTRGPIVLGKGSSPYSGTTEMHDSTFGWRFINPKMEEMYGTDGMGTTAENVVEMHKISREDQDKFASWSQQKAGAARDSGRLAKEIVPVEIPRRKRDPILFEHDEFMRPDTTPEVLSKLSPAFKKNGSVTAGNASGLNDGAGALLVASDKAIKDFSLKPKARIVAHAVSGIEPRIMGLGPVEAAQKVLKRAGMKLDDMHIIELNEAFAGQSLGVTRMLEMDDNDPRLNPNGGAIALGHPLGMTGQRLLQTATVELHEKDSNKYALCMLCVGVGQGMAVILEKT, encoded by the coding sequence ATGGATGCATACATTATTGACGGAATCCGAACACCTATAGGAAAACTTAAAGGATCTCTCTCCTCAATCCGGGCAGACGATCTCGCGGCAATCCCAATCAAAGAACTCATAAAACGTAATCCGGAAGTTGACCTGAAAGCAATTGAGGATGTGATTCTGGGATGTGCTAACCAGGCCGGTGAAGACAACCGGAATGTGGCCCGAATGGCTTCTCTGTTAGCTGGAATACCAGTCTCGGTACCCGGTGAAACGGTAAACCGGTTATGTGCTTCAGGAATGAGCGCGACTGTGAAAGCCTACCATGCCATCAAAGCCGGCGAGGGAGATGTATTCATCACTGGTGGCGTGGAGCACATGACCCGCGGCCCCATTGTGCTTGGAAAGGGATCATCCCCCTACTCAGGAACTACCGAAATGCACGATTCTACTTTTGGCTGGCGCTTCATCAACCCAAAAATGGAAGAAATGTATGGGACGGACGGCATGGGAACGACAGCTGAAAATGTAGTAGAAATGCATAAGATCAGCAGAGAAGACCAGGATAAGTTTGCATCCTGGAGTCAGCAGAAAGCTGGAGCGGCCCGGGATTCCGGCCGACTGGCTAAAGAAATCGTACCCGTTGAAATTCCCCGCCGAAAAAGAGATCCTATCCTTTTCGAACACGATGAATTCATGCGTCCTGATACCACTCCTGAAGTGTTGTCAAAATTGTCACCAGCATTCAAAAAGAATGGCTCCGTAACTGCAGGAAATGCCTCTGGATTAAATGATGGGGCCGGAGCTTTGTTAGTAGCATCTGATAAAGCCATAAAAGATTTCAGCCTAAAACCCAAAGCTCGCATTGTAGCTCATGCAGTTTCCGGAATTGAACCCCGAATTATGGGATTAGGTCCGGTTGAAGCAGCTCAAAAGGTTTTAAAACGGGCTGGTATGAAACTGGATGACATGCACATCATTGAACTGAATGAAGCTTTTGCGGGGCAATCTTTGGGTGTAACCCGAATGCTGGAAATGGATGATAACGATCCACGACTAAACCCAAACGGCGGAGCGATTGCTTTGGGACATCCACTGGGAATGACCGGTCAACGATTATTGCAAACAGCCACTGTTGAGCTTCACGAGAAAGACTCTAACAAATATGCACTTTGTATGTTGTGCGTGGGAGTTGGACAAGGAATGGCTGTCATCCTGGAGAAAACATAG
- a CDS encoding four helix bundle protein gives MHQFKELSVWNKAVDLATDVYSYTKNFPSEEKYGLTSQIRRSVVSISSNIAEGAGRKSKKEFKHFLNIAYGSGSELETQLLIARNLGFINNENYEALSEMITEIQKMIYSLSNSLK, from the coding sequence ATGCATCAATTCAAAGAATTATCAGTTTGGAATAAAGCAGTAGATCTTGCCACTGATGTCTACTCATATACAAAGAACTTTCCTTCAGAGGAAAAATATGGGCTTACTTCACAAATCAGAAGAAGTGTAGTTTCAATAAGTTCGAACATTGCAGAAGGTGCCGGAAGGAAATCTAAAAAAGAATTCAAACACTTCCTGAATATTGCTTATGGTTCGGGATCTGAATTAGAAACTCAGCTTTTGATAGCAAGAAACTTAGGATTTATAAATAACGAAAATTATGAGGCTCTATCTGAAATGATTACCGAAATACAGAAGATGATTTATTCGCTATCTAATTCATTAAAGTAG
- a CDS encoding 3-hydroxyacyl-CoA dehydrogenase NAD-binding domain-containing protein, translated as MIKNDAKIGVVGAGTMGTGIAQVAATQGHQVYLYDAYPEQLEKSKAGLESILARQVEKERMTQDEIDGILNRIEFVDNITKFGECGFVIEAILEDLDVKKDTFSRIEGIVSKDCVLASNTSSLSIAAISSALKKPERFLGVHFFNPAPLMKLVEIIPGIATDDEVFKSTKNFIKSWDKITVSGKDTPGFIVNRVARPFYGEALRIYEEGIADAATIDWAMKEIGGFRMGPFELMDLIGHDVNYEVTCSVFEAFYYDPRFKPSFAQKRMVEAGWLGRKSGRGFYNYRDGAKNPEPKKDRELGETIFDRILTMLINEACDAVFMNIASVEDVDLAMQNGVNYPKGLLKWADEIGLKNVLDRMTALQVEYREDRYRPNPLLKKKVADQESFYKE; from the coding sequence ATGATTAAAAACGATGCAAAGATCGGCGTAGTTGGCGCCGGAACTATGGGAACGGGAATTGCTCAGGTTGCAGCTACTCAGGGTCATCAGGTGTATTTGTATGATGCGTATCCCGAACAGCTTGAAAAATCAAAAGCCGGCCTCGAAAGCATCCTCGCCCGGCAGGTCGAAAAAGAACGCATGACTCAGGATGAAATAGACGGGATACTTAACCGCATCGAGTTTGTAGATAATATCACCAAGTTTGGGGAATGCGGTTTCGTGATAGAAGCAATTCTTGAAGACCTTGATGTCAAGAAAGATACTTTTTCCCGAATTGAAGGCATTGTATCCAAGGATTGTGTGCTGGCATCCAACACTTCTTCTCTCTCCATTGCAGCTATTTCATCAGCCCTGAAAAAACCGGAACGGTTTTTAGGAGTTCATTTTTTCAATCCGGCTCCGCTCATGAAATTGGTTGAGATTATACCTGGCATTGCTACCGATGATGAGGTTTTTAAATCAACCAAGAATTTTATCAAAAGCTGGGATAAAATTACGGTCTCTGGCAAGGATACTCCCGGTTTTATTGTGAACCGGGTTGCCCGCCCATTCTACGGAGAAGCTCTCAGAATCTATGAAGAAGGAATTGCTGATGCTGCAACAATCGACTGGGCTATGAAAGAAATTGGCGGCTTTCGAATGGGGCCATTTGAGTTAATGGACTTAATCGGACATGATGTAAATTATGAAGTCACCTGCTCGGTATTTGAGGCCTTCTACTACGATCCACGCTTCAAACCATCCTTTGCACAAAAAAGAATGGTGGAAGCTGGCTGGCTGGGAAGAAAATCAGGCCGGGGCTTTTACAATTATCGCGACGGAGCCAAAAACCCGGAGCCAAAAAAAGACAGAGAGCTCGGGGAAACTATTTTTGATCGTATTCTAACCATGCTGATTAATGAAGCCTGCGATGCCGTGTTTATGAATATTGCCTCCGTGGAGGATGTTGACCTAGCTATGCAAAACGGGGTTAATTATCCAAAAGGGTTGCTAAAGTGGGCCGATGAAATCGGATTAAAAAATGTACTGGACAGGATGACGGCGCTCCAGGTTGAATACCGGGAAGATCGCTATCGCCCAAATCCGCTGTTGAAGAAAAAAGTAGCCGATCAGGAAAGTTTTTATAAGGAATAG
- the paaI gene encoding hydroxyphenylacetyl-CoA thioesterase PaaI, with protein MSKEINPVIEKMLSNDPFSQWMGVEVLESDPGYCRISIKIREEMTNGFGVCHGGITFSLADSALAFASNSHSSISLALENNINFTKKVSVGDVLVAETEELQNGRTIGVYKVKVTNQNEELVAEFRGTVYRTGKQHST; from the coding sequence ATGAGTAAAGAAATCAATCCCGTAATAGAAAAAATGCTTTCTAACGACCCATTCTCGCAATGGATGGGCGTGGAAGTATTGGAATCTGACCCCGGATATTGCAGAATCTCGATAAAAATCCGTGAGGAGATGACCAATGGGTTCGGAGTTTGTCACGGCGGAATCACTTTTTCCCTGGCCGACAGTGCCCTCGCCTTTGCTTCCAATTCACACAGCTCGATTTCATTAGCTCTTGAGAACAATATAAACTTTACGAAAAAAGTATCGGTTGGTGATGTACTGGTTGCTGAAACTGAAGAACTCCAGAATGGACGAACCATTGGCGTTTATAAAGTAAAAGTGACTAATCAAAACGAAGAGCTAGTTGCTGAATTTCGTGGCACTGTTTACCGAACAGGAAAGCAGCATAGTACTTAG
- a CDS encoding SGNH/GDSL hydrolase family protein, whose amino-acid sequence MKSFLKTLSINAVLLVILFGIIELSVRIFIPQIQPPTTDDKLIKENVYGSTFGLKPNVKARSMGHYFETDSLGFWKYPRNNESSAGWLLLGDSVTMGMGVDQDSTYAGQLAFAFDSLHIINPSLLGYASDDYANIFSRLSGNESLNINRVTLFWCLNDIYSKNIAVEGPKGLRGMGQFLSNFIYNHIYTYQWLKKIIFDRPKTYFLYDKQFYSSENEQFENAIRNLIEIKNTADSLDIRFDVIIMPYEYQFRSNDTSPQNHLMEALSEKNIRFLSLFEILNTNSNSSENLYLYGDGIHYSKLGHRMVFEQLKSYYNEN is encoded by the coding sequence ATGAAAAGCTTTTTAAAGACCCTCTCTATTAATGCTGTTTTACTTGTAATATTATTCGGAATTATAGAGCTCTCTGTTCGAATATTTATCCCTCAGATTCAACCTCCCACCACTGATGATAAACTGATCAAAGAAAATGTCTATGGCTCAACCTTTGGCTTGAAACCAAATGTAAAAGCCAGAAGCATGGGTCACTATTTCGAAACCGATAGCCTGGGTTTTTGGAAGTACCCTCGTAACAATGAGAGCTCTGCGGGCTGGTTGCTTCTTGGAGATTCGGTTACAATGGGTATGGGAGTTGATCAAGACTCAACTTATGCAGGACAACTAGCTTTTGCCTTTGACAGCCTACATATCATTAATCCATCACTACTTGGATATGCTTCAGACGACTATGCCAATATTTTTTCGCGGCTGTCTGGAAATGAAAGTCTCAACATAAACAGAGTTACGCTTTTCTGGTGCCTGAATGATATTTATTCCAAGAATATAGCGGTGGAAGGGCCAAAGGGCCTTAGGGGAATGGGACAGTTTCTTTCCAACTTTATTTACAATCACATTTATACTTATCAATGGTTGAAAAAAATAATATTCGACCGTCCGAAAACATATTTCTTATACGATAAACAGTTTTACTCATCCGAGAATGAGCAATTTGAAAACGCTATTCGTAATCTAATTGAAATCAAAAACACTGCAGATTCCCTTGATATTCGATTTGATGTAATAATCATGCCATACGAATATCAGTTTAGAAGTAATGACACTTCCCCACAAAATCACCTAATGGAAGCTTTAAGTGAAAAAAATATTCGGTTTCTAAGTCTTTTCGAAATCCTGAATACGAATTCCAACTCATCAGAAAACCTGTATTTATATGGAGATGGAATTCATTACTCAAAGTTGGGCCACCGGATGGTTTTTGAACAATTAAAATCATATTACAATGAAAATTGA
- a CDS encoding enoyl-CoA hydratase/isomerase family protein has translation MSEQNGAVNLSTKNNIGTIEFYHPKGNSLPGSILRKLAQTIRDAGKNDDIRVLVIQSRGDGAFCAGASFDELIAIDDYETGKEFFMGFALVLNAMRTCPKLIIVRVHGKTVGGGVGIAAAGDYTFAEEKADVKLSELALGIGPFVVGPAVERKVGKSAFSALSIDATNWYDADWALENGLFNKIFDSTYDLDQAVRELASELAKSSPEAMKNLKAVLWKGTDDWDLLLEQRAEISGRLVLSDFTKNFIKKFKSK, from the coding sequence ATGAGCGAACAAAACGGAGCAGTCAACCTATCCACCAAAAACAACATCGGAACTATTGAATTCTATCACCCTAAAGGGAATTCTCTTCCCGGTTCCATCCTCAGAAAATTGGCTCAGACCATAAGAGATGCCGGTAAGAATGATGATATCCGGGTTCTTGTAATCCAGAGCCGTGGTGATGGCGCTTTTTGTGCCGGAGCTTCTTTTGATGAACTCATCGCCATAGATGATTACGAAACAGGAAAAGAATTCTTTATGGGGTTTGCCCTGGTTCTAAACGCCATGCGCACCTGCCCAAAACTGATCATAGTTCGGGTGCATGGAAAAACAGTAGGTGGCGGAGTTGGCATCGCAGCTGCCGGAGATTATACCTTTGCTGAAGAAAAAGCAGACGTCAAACTGAGCGAACTGGCATTGGGTATCGGGCCATTTGTTGTAGGTCCGGCCGTAGAACGCAAAGTGGGTAAAAGTGCTTTCTCTGCTCTATCAATTGATGCTACTAACTGGTACGATGCCGACTGGGCGTTAGAAAATGGTTTGTTCAACAAAATTTTTGATTCTACATACGACCTGGATCAGGCTGTAAGAGAATTAGCTTCTGAATTAGCAAAAAGCAGTCCTGAGGCTATGAAAAACCTTAAAGCAGTATTGTGGAAAGGTACCGATGACTGGGACCTATTACTGGAACAGCGGGCTGAAATAAGCGGCCGTTTAGTTCTTTCTGATTTCACTAAAAACTTCATAAAGAAATTTAAATCAAAATAA
- a CDS encoding four helix bundle protein, which yields MSYRNQEIWKLAKEQSNKIHKMTFSLPKFEQFETASQIRRSSKSVRSNIVEGYGRRRYTQEYIRFLIFALASNDETQDYLDSLFETESLNNEASYKGLIELNDKLGRKLNLFIQSVERSQK from the coding sequence ATGAGTTATAGAAATCAGGAAATATGGAAGCTGGCCAAAGAACAGTCTAATAAAATTCATAAAATGACTTTTTCTTTACCAAAATTTGAACAGTTTGAAACTGCCAGCCAAATTCGACGATCTTCAAAATCAGTCAGGTCAAATATTGTAGAAGGATACGGAAGAAGAAGATATACTCAAGAATATATTCGGTTTCTTATTTTTGCCTTAGCTTCAAATGATGAAACACAGGATTACCTTGATTCTCTATTCGAAACTGAATCTTTAAATAACGAAGCCTCATACAAAGGGCTTATTGAGCTTAATGACAAGCTTGGCAGAAAACTGAATCTATTTATTCAATCTGTTGAAAGATCTCAAAAGTAA
- a CDS encoding DUF4260 domain-containing protein, translating into MKIELNFNLRILLILEEILLFTGSVILFGLITGYTWWMYALLFFLPDVSFAAYLINTKTGAFFYNLLHHKGVMISLILLGYFAQLPMLVAIGIVFLGHSAFDRIFGYGLKFGDDFKHTHLGYLNQDKNT; encoded by the coding sequence ATGAAAATTGAACTCAATTTTAACCTTAGAATATTACTCATCCTCGAAGAAATTTTACTATTCACAGGTTCAGTAATTCTTTTTGGCTTGATTACCGGGTATACCTGGTGGATGTACGCCTTATTATTTTTTCTGCCTGACGTTTCCTTTGCCGCTTATCTCATTAACACTAAAACCGGAGCCTTTTTCTACAATCTGCTTCATCACAAAGGAGTAATGATTAGCTTAATTCTGCTTGGCTATTTTGCACAGCTTCCCATGCTGGTAGCGATTGGCATTGTATTTCTGGGACACTCAGCTTTTGATCGCATCTTCGGGTATGGATTAAAATTCGGAGACGACTTCAAACACACGCACCTTGGGTACCTGAATCAGGATAAAAACACATAA